A window of Campylobacter lari subsp. lari contains these coding sequences:
- a CDS encoding DNA polymerase III subunit gamma/tau, translating to MLQALAIKYRPKTFDELVGQSTVSISLKYALENNRLAHAYLFSGLRGSGKTSSARIFSRALVCENGPNANPCGKCSQCVSSLNGSNIDIIEMDAASHRSLEDIQELIEQVKYAPSMARFKIFIIDEVHMLTPQAANALLKTLEEPPSYVKFILATTDPLKLPATVLSRTQHFRFKQISQQEILKHLEWILEQEKISYEKEALKLIARSGNGSLRDTLTLLDQAIVYCQNHIQTQKITAMLGFLDPAKIEEFYQAILANEKDKVFEFLKEFEDYEASNVIDEMIFFLKEAFFAKNNLFSMLIYERFFRILSRAKTMLNSSDDDSFVLCVMAFMLIEATYLKSIDEAIKGSKQDSTPSPKQQEIPSIQQTLKEEKLSPYENLLKAIYKRDYDLAEVFKKTTQFVSFEDDILSISSHAKDDDRMVLNNGFKLIKTLLHELFGEKTQIKIQKIETIDTQKLQDIFKTPIKQEVKNTPNLNEHFENFKKDAKKYDPKDETKEALNKLFGSPTIQS from the coding sequence ATGCTTCAAGCACTTGCGATAAAATACAGACCAAAAACTTTTGATGAGCTTGTAGGTCAAAGCACTGTTTCTATAAGTTTAAAATATGCACTTGAGAACAATCGCTTAGCACATGCTTATTTGTTTTCAGGATTAAGAGGAAGTGGAAAAACATCAAGTGCTAGAATTTTTTCAAGAGCCTTAGTGTGTGAAAATGGACCAAATGCTAATCCTTGCGGAAAATGCTCTCAATGCGTATCTTCTTTAAATGGAAGCAATATTGACATCATAGAAATGGATGCGGCTAGCCATAGAAGCTTAGAAGATATACAAGAACTTATCGAGCAAGTCAAATACGCTCCATCTATGGCTAGATTTAAAATTTTTATCATAGATGAAGTGCATATGCTAACACCACAAGCTGCAAATGCACTTCTTAAAACACTAGAAGAACCTCCATCTTATGTTAAATTCATACTTGCAACAACAGATCCTTTAAAATTACCTGCCACAGTTCTTTCAAGAACTCAGCATTTTAGATTTAAACAAATTTCTCAACAAGAAATTTTAAAACATCTTGAATGGATATTAGAGCAAGAAAAAATTTCTTATGAAAAGGAAGCTTTAAAACTCATAGCAAGAAGTGGAAATGGCTCCTTAAGAGATACCCTAACCTTGTTAGATCAAGCTATAGTGTATTGTCAAAATCATATACAAACACAAAAAATCACCGCTATGCTAGGCTTTTTAGATCCTGCTAAAATTGAAGAATTTTATCAAGCTATTTTAGCAAATGAAAAAGATAAAGTTTTTGAGTTTTTAAAAGAATTTGAAGATTATGAGGCTAGTAATGTTATAGATGAAATGATATTTTTTTTAAAAGAAGCATTTTTTGCAAAAAATAATCTTTTTTCTATGTTAATTTATGAAAGATTTTTTAGAATTCTTTCGCGTGCTAAGACTATGTTAAATTCTAGTGATGATGATAGTTTTGTGCTTTGTGTTATGGCTTTCATGCTTATAGAAGCAACTTATCTAAAAAGCATCGATGAGGCTATTAAAGGCTCAAAGCAAGATAGCACGCCAAGTCCAAAACAACAAGAAATTCCTTCTATTCAACAAACCCTTAAAGAAGAAAAACTTAGTCCTTATGAAAATCTCTTAAAAGCAATATATAAAAGAGATTATGACTTAGCTGAAGTTTTCAAAAAAACCACGCAGTTTGTTTCTTTTGAAGATGATATTTTAAGTATTAGCTCACATGCTAAAGATGATGATAGAATGGTTTTAAACAATGGTTTTAAATTAATCAAAACATTACTTCATGAACTTTTTGGAGAAAAAACACAAATTAAAATCCAAAAAATAGAAACCATAGATACTCAAAAACTACAAGATATATTCAAAACTCCCATAAAACAAGAAGTAAAAAACACTCCAAATTTAAATGAGCATTTTGAAAATTTTAAAAAAGATGCTAAAAAATACGATCCTAAAGACGAAACCAAAGAAGCTCTTAACAAGCTCTTTGGTTCCCCAACTATACAAAGTTAA
- a CDS encoding heavy metal translocating P-type ATPase yields the protein MKCKHCQLSFRQDQMIEKNGNYFCCKGCESVYEILQENNLEEFYEKLGNQTLTPAIIEHNVKDYEKYIQKTKEGFSEIFLLIEEIHCAACVWLNEKILIKSEGVIEVDINSITHKARIVFDEKSINLAKIIQSIESIGYKASVYLPTKNEQRATQTKRDFYAKLIVAIACVMNIMWISVAKYAGFFSGMEADTKDILHFAEFLLCTPVLFYTGSIFYKNAYYALKFKSVNMDTLVISGASLAYIYSVWAMFSRASQVYFDSVAMIICFVFIGKYLELLSKKKALDTLDHLRSFLSNEVRVLKNNKIENIDVEEVQIGDIIELKEGDRVLIDGVCISGNISLDMSSLSGESLPLDVQKDDMIYSASLVLSGNALYKANAFYKDSKLARIINLLENSSSKKAKIEKMVQQVSKYFSPIILTCALLCFAFTFFVLNLGFEEAMMRMVSVLIIACPCALALATPVSSLVAISTGLKEKILFKEAGVVEDLSKCNVAVFDKTGVLTKASLEVKKSFLDERLDKNELLNFLHLTNHPVAKSILNFLDEKIDSRIEFEKVQNFQARGYKAFLGKDEFLGGNEKFFKENHIQAQEFQTTHFIFAKNKTILAVFELEDSIRESSEELIRFMKECKMQIYILSGDNLHAVSKVAEKLKINNFKASCMPEDKMQIIANLNQTGRVLMVGDGVNDALALSYAGVGVSLKEGSELAMENSDIILLKNDLKSLQKAMQIAKKTYQIIKQNLAFSLFYNALSMPLAFFGLINPLIAALSMSFSSIIVILNALRIKK from the coding sequence ATGAAATGCAAACACTGCCAATTAAGCTTTAGACAAGATCAAATGATAGAAAAAAATGGAAATTATTTTTGCTGCAAGGGTTGTGAGAGTGTTTATGAGATTTTACAAGAAAATAATTTGGAAGAATTTTATGAAAAACTTGGCAACCAAACCCTAACACCTGCGATAATAGAACATAATGTCAAAGATTATGAAAAATACATACAAAAAACCAAAGAAGGTTTTAGTGAGATATTTTTACTTATAGAAGAAATTCATTGTGCTGCCTGTGTTTGGCTTAATGAAAAAATTCTCATTAAAAGTGAAGGGGTGATAGAAGTTGATATTAATTCTATTACTCATAAAGCTAGAATTGTTTTTGATGAAAAAAGCATAAATTTAGCAAAAATTATCCAAAGTATAGAAAGTATTGGTTATAAAGCTAGTGTGTATTTGCCTACAAAAAATGAGCAAAGAGCAACTCAAACCAAAAGAGATTTTTATGCAAAATTAATAGTTGCCATAGCTTGTGTGATGAATATCATGTGGATATCTGTTGCAAAATATGCTGGATTTTTTAGTGGTATGGAGGCTGATACTAAGGATATTTTACATTTTGCTGAATTTTTACTTTGTACTCCTGTGCTTTTTTACACTGGCTCGATTTTTTATAAAAATGCCTATTATGCTTTGAAATTTAAAAGTGTCAATATGGATACTTTGGTAATTAGTGGGGCAAGTTTAGCTTATATATATTCAGTGTGGGCAATGTTTTCAAGAGCTTCGCAAGTGTATTTTGATTCTGTTGCTATGATTATTTGTTTTGTCTTTATAGGAAAGTATTTGGAACTTTTAAGCAAGAAAAAAGCTCTTGACACGCTTGATCATTTGCGATCATTTTTAAGCAATGAAGTAAGGGTATTAAAAAATAATAAAATAGAAAATATTGATGTAGAAGAAGTGCAAATAGGAGATATTATAGAGTTAAAAGAAGGTGATAGAGTTTTAATAGATGGAGTGTGTATTAGTGGTAATATTAGCTTGGACATGTCTAGTTTAAGTGGAGAGAGTTTACCACTTGATGTGCAAAAAGATGATATGATTTATTCTGCTTCTTTAGTTTTAAGCGGGAATGCTTTATATAAGGCAAATGCGTTTTATAAGGATTCTAAATTGGCTAGGATTATTAATTTGCTTGAAAACTCAAGTTCAAAAAAAGCCAAAATAGAAAAAATGGTACAACAAGTAAGTAAATATTTTTCGCCCATTATCTTAACTTGTGCTTTACTTTGCTTTGCTTTTACTTTTTTTGTATTAAATTTAGGTTTTGAAGAGGCTATGATGCGCATGGTTTCTGTGTTAATCATAGCTTGTCCATGTGCTTTGGCTTTGGCAACTCCTGTTAGTTCTTTAGTGGCAATTAGTACTGGTTTGAAAGAAAAAATTTTATTCAAAGAAGCAGGTGTTGTGGAGGATTTGAGTAAATGTAATGTGGCTGTGTTTGATAAAACAGGGGTTTTAACAAAGGCTAGTTTAGAAGTTAAAAAAAGCTTTTTGGATGAAAGATTAGATAAAAACGAATTATTAAATTTCTTACACCTAACTAACCATCCAGTAGCTAAAAGTATTTTGAATTTTTTGGATGAGAAAATCGATAGCAGAATAGAATTTGAAAAAGTTCAAAATTTTCAAGCAAGAGGTTATAAAGCTTTTTTGGGTAAAGATGAATTTTTGGGAGGAAATGAGAAATTTTTCAAAGAAAATCATATACAAGCACAAGAATTTCAAACTACGCATTTTATATTTGCTAAAAATAAAACTATATTAGCAGTTTTTGAGTTAGAAGATAGTATAAGAGAAAGCTCTGAGGAGTTGATTAGATTTATGAAAGAATGTAAAATGCAAATTTATATATTAAGTGGTGATAATTTACATGCTGTGAGTAAGGTAGCTGAAAAATTAAAAATAAATAATTTTAAAGCCTCGTGCATGCCAGAAGATAAAATGCAAATAATAGCCAATTTAAATCAAACAGGTAGGGTTTTAATGGTAGGAGATGGGGTAAATGATGCTTTAGCGCTTTCTTATGCAGGTGTTGGGGTTTCTTTAAAAGAAGGTTCGGAGCTTGCTATGGAAAATAGCGATATTATATTGTTAAAAAATGACCTAAAAAGCTTACAAAAAGCTATGCAAATAGCTAAAAAAACTTATCAAATTATTAAACAAAATTTGGCTTTTTCTTTATTTTATAATGCCTTGAGCATGCCTTTGGCTTTTTTTGGTTTAATTAATCCTTTAATTGCGGCTTTGTCGATGTCTTTTAGCAGTATAATAGTGATTTTAAATGCTTTAAGGATTAAAAAATGA
- the rfaD gene encoding ADP-glyceromanno-heptose 6-epimerase, translating to MKIVITGGAGFIGSALALELQDKHEVLIVDKMRSSATFENGNLESFGHFKNILDFEGELYVGDINDEKTLKVIKDFKPDVIFHKAAISDTTVYDQNKVLKTNLNTFKDFLELALELNAKLIYASSASVYGDAPSPQTVNLSEAPKNPYAFSKLMMDKLAKKYFDKMHIVGLRYFNVYGKGEFFKNSTASMILQFGHQILAGKNPRLFKGSDQIYRDFVYIKDVVSANLQALEAKSGIYNVATGKARTFQDIVDILQKELNTNYPCEYIPNPYKNAYQFHTQAKLDESFSYKAQFSLEEGIKDYLDEIKRLYEKEVNA from the coding sequence ATGAAAATTGTGATAACAGGTGGAGCAGGTTTTATAGGCTCTGCGCTTGCTTTAGAACTTCAAGATAAACATGAAGTTTTGATTGTAGATAAAATGCGATCAAGTGCTACTTTTGAAAATGGAAATTTAGAAAGCTTTGGTCATTTTAAAAATATTTTAGATTTTGAAGGTGAGCTTTATGTGGGTGATATTAATGATGAAAAAACTTTAAAAGTTATAAAAGATTTTAAACCCGATGTGATCTTTCATAAGGCTGCAATTTCAGATACAACTGTTTATGATCAAAACAAAGTTTTAAAGACTAATTTAAACACTTTTAAAGATTTTCTAGAACTTGCTTTGGAGCTTAATGCAAAATTAATCTATGCAAGTTCAGCTTCAGTTTATGGAGATGCTCCAAGCCCACAAACCGTAAATTTAAGTGAAGCCCCTAAAAACCCTTACGCATTTTCAAAACTAATGATGGATAAATTAGCAAAAAAATACTTTGATAAAATGCATATAGTTGGGCTTAGATATTTTAATGTATATGGCAAGGGAGAATTTTTTAAAAATAGCACCGCTTCTATGATTTTACAATTTGGACATCAAATTTTAGCGGGTAAAAATCCGCGTTTGTTTAAAGGAAGCGATCAAATTTATCGTGATTTTGTATATATTAAAGATGTTGTGAGTGCAAATTTGCAAGCTTTAGAAGCAAAAAGTGGAATTTATAATGTAGCTACAGGCAAAGCAAGAACTTTTCAGGATATAGTTGATATTTTACAAAAAGAATTAAACACTAATTATCCTTGTGAGTATATTCCTAATCCTTATAAAAATGCTTATCAATTTCATACTCAAGCAAAATTAGATGAGAGTTTTTCATATAAAGCTCAATTTAGTCTTGAAGAGGGAATAAAAGATTATTTAGATGAGATTAAAAGGCTTTATGAAAAGGAAGTAAATGCTTGA
- the ccoS gene encoding cbb3-type cytochrome oxidase assembly protein CcoS: protein MNGVLMMMIGVSLVALFLAICALLWGIKNKQFDDDYKFTMLNDSEDALNDAVILEKRKEEILKNKKQP from the coding sequence ATGAATGGTGTTTTAATGATGATGATAGGTGTTTCTTTGGTTGCTTTGTTTTTGGCAATTTGTGCTTTGCTTTGGGGTATAAAGAATAAACAATTTGATGATGATTATAAATTTACCATGTTAAATGATAGTGAAGATGCTTTAAATGACGCAGTAATTTTAGAAAAGAGAAAAGAGGAAATTTTAAAAAATAAAAAACAGCCATGA
- the rfaE1 gene encoding D-glycero-beta-D-manno-heptose-7-phosphate kinase: MLDFLSSKKPKILVVGDFMVDHYIWCDCTRISPEAPVMVMKSQKEDKRLGGAGNVYANLKSLGAEVFALGLVGDDESGKFLKENLNAKLLIEKDRKTPLKSRVLSHSQQVLRLDDENNFDTKLEDEIIQEYKKIAKDYDAIILSDYAKGVLTSKVTKALIEHANTLNLPILIDPKGSDFSKYQNATLLTPNKKEAIQALGVEKIDNLEKALKKLKDDLNLTYSIITLSEEGIALFDEKLHIIPAKALEVYDVTGAGDSVIAMLAYALALKVDIIKACELANDAAAVVVAKVGSVSVSLEEIKNLKKASFEDKIKSKEELVKLIQNQKIVFTNGCFDIMHYGHIKYLEKAKKLGDILVVGLNSDESVKRLKGNSRPINLEFQRACMLASMYFVDYVVIFNEDTPYELIEFLKPDVLVKGADYKDKEVVGSNLVKKVELIDFEDGFSTTNIINRIANDK; encoded by the coding sequence ATGCTTGATTTTTTAAGTTCCAAAAAGCCAAAAATTTTAGTTGTTGGGGATTTTATGGTGGATCATTATATATGGTGTGATTGCACTAGAATTTCCCCAGAAGCCCCTGTAATGGTAATGAAATCACAAAAAGAAGACAAAAGATTAGGTGGGGCTGGTAATGTATATGCAAATTTAAAAAGTCTTGGTGCTGAGGTTTTTGCTCTAGGGCTTGTGGGTGATGATGAGAGTGGGAAGTTTTTAAAAGAGAATTTAAATGCAAAATTGTTAATAGAAAAAGATAGAAAAACCCCTCTTAAAAGTAGAGTTTTGTCACATTCTCAACAAGTTTTAAGGCTTGATGATGAGAATAATTTTGATACCAAATTAGAAGATGAAATTATCCAAGAGTATAAAAAAATAGCAAAAGATTATGATGCGATTATTTTGAGTGATTATGCTAAAGGAGTTTTAACTTCAAAAGTAACAAAAGCTTTAATAGAGCATGCAAATACTTTAAATTTGCCTATTTTGATTGATCCAAAAGGAAGCGATTTTAGTAAATACCAAAATGCAACCTTACTAACTCCAAATAAAAAAGAAGCTATTCAAGCTTTGGGTGTAGAAAAAATTGATAATTTAGAAAAAGCTTTAAAAAAATTAAAAGACGATTTAAATCTAACTTATTCTATTATAACTTTATCTGAAGAAGGAATAGCGCTTTTTGATGAAAAACTACATATTATTCCTGCAAAAGCCTTGGAGGTTTATGATGTAACAGGAGCTGGAGATAGTGTTATAGCTATGCTTGCTTATGCTTTGGCTTTAAAAGTTGATATTATAAAAGCGTGCGAGTTAGCAAATGATGCAGCAGCTGTTGTAGTAGCAAAAGTAGGAAGTGTGAGTGTAAGTTTAGAAGAGATAAAAAACCTCAAAAAAGCTTCTTTTGAAGATAAAATTAAAAGCAAAGAAGAGCTTGTAAAATTAATACAAAATCAAAAAATAGTTTTTACCAACGGATGTTTTGATATTATGCATTATGGCCATATAAAATATCTTGAAAAAGCTAAAAAATTAGGAGATATTTTAGTTGTAGGTTTAAATTCAGATGAAAGCGTAAAAAGACTAAAAGGAAACTCAAGACCTATAAATTTAGAATTTCAACGCGCATGTATGCTTGCGAGTATGTATTTTGTAGATTATGTAGTGATTTTTAATGAAGATACTCCTTATGAATTAATAGAGTTTTTAAAACCTGATGTGCTAGTTAAAGGAGCTGATTATAAAGACAAAGAAGTGGTGGGTTCAAATTTAGTAAAAAAAGTAGAATTAATTGACTTTGAAGATGGATTTAGCACTACTAATATAATTAATAGGATTGCAAATGATAAATAA
- the rho gene encoding transcription termination factor Rho, with protein sequence MENTKEKKQHQRTHIPVEGYKIEDLKLLDLESLVKIANEAEIENPREFRRQDLIFEILKAQTKKGGFILFTGILEISPEGYGFLRGMDSNLSDSVNDAYVSNSQIRKFALRVGDIVTGQVREPKDQEKYYALLKIEAINYLPLKEARERPLFDNLTPIFPTQKLKLEYDPLKLTGRMLDLFAPIGKGQRSLIVAPPRTGKTELMKELATAIAKNHPEAHLIVLLVDERPEEVTDMQRCVKGEVFSSTFDLPAYNHVRVAELVIEKAKRMVETGKDVVILLDSITRLARAYNTATPSSGKVLSGGVDANALHKPKRFFGAARNIENGGSLTIIATALIETGSRMDEVIFEEFKGTGNSEIVLDRNISDRRIYPAINIIKSGTRKEELLQGVEKLQKIWAIRSAISQMDDIEALKFLYSKMLKTKSNEELLSIMNE encoded by the coding sequence ATGGAAAATACAAAAGAAAAAAAACAACATCAAAGAACACACATTCCAGTGGAAGGTTATAAAATAGAAGATTTAAAGTTGCTTGATCTAGAAAGCTTAGTTAAAATTGCCAATGAAGCAGAAATAGAAAATCCAAGAGAATTTAGAAGACAAGATCTTATTTTTGAAATTCTAAAAGCCCAAACCAAAAAAGGTGGTTTTATACTTTTTACAGGAATTTTAGAAATTTCACCTGAGGGTTATGGCTTTTTACGCGGAATGGATTCAAATTTAAGCGATAGTGTAAATGATGCTTATGTATCAAACTCACAAATTCGTAAATTCGCTCTTCGCGTGGGAGATATAGTTACCGGTCAAGTTAGAGAACCAAAAGACCAAGAAAAATACTATGCTTTGTTAAAAATAGAAGCGATTAATTATCTTCCTCTTAAAGAAGCTAGAGAAAGACCTTTATTTGACAATCTTACTCCAATTTTTCCAACACAAAAATTAAAATTAGAATATGATCCTTTAAAACTAACAGGTAGAATGCTTGACTTATTTGCCCCTATAGGAAAAGGCCAAAGAAGCTTAATCGTAGCACCTCCTAGAACTGGTAAAACAGAATTAATGAAAGAATTAGCAACTGCAATTGCTAAAAACCATCCTGAAGCTCATTTGATTGTACTTTTGGTAGATGAGCGTCCAGAAGAAGTTACAGATATGCAAAGATGTGTAAAAGGTGAAGTTTTTAGCTCTACTTTTGATTTACCAGCTTACAATCATGTAAGAGTAGCTGAACTTGTCATAGAAAAAGCAAAAAGGATGGTAGAAACTGGTAAAGATGTTGTAATATTGCTTGATAGTATTACAAGATTAGCAAGAGCTTATAATACTGCTACACCAAGTAGTGGTAAGGTTTTAAGCGGTGGGGTTGATGCAAATGCATTGCATAAACCAAAACGCTTTTTTGGAGCAGCAAGAAATATAGAAAATGGTGGCTCATTAACCATAATAGCAACAGCACTCATTGAAACTGGCTCAAGAATGGATGAGGTGATTTTTGAAGAATTCAAAGGTACAGGAAATAGTGAAATCGTTCTTGATAGAAATATTTCAGATAGAAGAATTTACCCTGCAATTAATATCATAAAATCAGGTACTAGAAAAGAAGAATTACTACAAGGTGTTGAAAAATTACAAAAAATTTGGGCTATTAGATCAGCTATTTCACAAATGGATGATATAGAAGCTTTAAAATTCTTATACTCTAAAATGCTAAAAACCAAAAGTAACGAAGAATTATTATCTATAATGAATGAGTAA
- the cfrA gene encoding TonB-dependent ferric enterobactin receptor CfrA, producing MKKHCLLFCVASFWVCNALSQEVLLDSSIVSASGFSQDIKEAPATINVISKKDLESKPYRDVAEAIADIPGVDLFASKGKTGSYNITMRGITGYTLILIDGHRQGIGGEVGPNGFNEISNSFLPPISSIERIEVIKGPMSTLYGSEALGGVVNIITKKVSDKWETSVSLDGIFNAHKEWGNTYGTSIYSSGPLINDRLGLTLRFREFYRDQSNVEFSNGSGQRVQGDQAQSPTKANNFNLGTRLNYLVDDYNTLIFDIDFSRNHYDNKKGQLGTLTKPSGDTGALIGGYTDTMQVDKLVTYLSHEGVYENFLITSTLQYNRVSNDGREVVGQVNQPFLGHNRDIVAEDIIVDTKSVIPLGQSHILSVGSEYRLEKMQDKIANPTNFDQYLLALFAEDEYSIRDDLRFTFGARYNHHEIFGNNISPRAYLVYNPTSELTLKGGVSTGFRTPYANRLIAGAYNYSGQGKYPMYGNPNLKEETSLNYELAAVYNNDLFYISATGFLTNFKDKISSQKFSKNSMISSIGKCEAESCYQAINHGKVEYKGIELGAGITPIDHLNLDLAYTYLDSEVKDAQDKAVIGKPEEDSLKHNIMLKASYNIFNKFTPWVKGEWQVDRYMGDTNINREYYQDVFLASMGVRYDINKKWSINAAIYNLFDKSFTNAWESYKNKDDKDVWVNTYNRIEEGRRIYISINGSF from the coding sequence ATGAAAAAACATTGTTTATTGTTTTGTGTTGCTAGTTTTTGGGTCTGTAATGCTTTATCACAAGAAGTTTTATTGGATAGCTCCATAGTAAGTGCTTCGGGTTTTTCTCAAGATATCAAAGAAGCCCCTGCTACTATAAATGTGATTAGCAAAAAAGATTTAGAAAGTAAGCCTTATAGAGATGTTGCCGAAGCTATTGCTGATATTCCTGGTGTGGATTTATTTGCTAGCAAGGGAAAAACTGGATCTTATAATATCACCATGAGAGGTATTACTGGATATACTTTAATTTTAATCGATGGGCACCGTCAAGGGATAGGTGGAGAAGTAGGGCCTAATGGTTTTAATGAAATTTCAAATTCATTTTTACCTCCAATTTCTAGCATAGAAAGAATAGAAGTAATCAAAGGGCCAATGAGTACTTTATATGGTTCTGAAGCTTTAGGTGGTGTTGTAAATATCATTACAAAAAAAGTAAGCGATAAATGGGAAACATCGGTCAGTTTAGATGGTATTTTTAATGCACATAAAGAATGGGGTAATACTTATGGTACAAGTATATATTCAAGTGGTCCATTGATAAATGATCGTTTGGGACTTACTTTGCGTTTTAGAGAATTTTATAGGGATCAATCTAATGTTGAATTTAGCAATGGGAGCGGTCAAAGAGTGCAAGGTGATCAGGCTCAAAGTCCTACAAAAGCAAATAATTTTAATTTAGGAACTCGGTTAAATTATTTAGTAGATGATTATAATACTTTGATATTTGATATTGATTTTTCAAGAAATCATTATGATAATAAAAAAGGACAACTAGGAACACTGACTAAACCATCTGGTGATACTGGTGCTTTGATAGGTGGTTATACAGACACTATGCAAGTGGATAAGTTGGTAACTTATCTAAGTCATGAGGGTGTATATGAAAACTTTTTGATTACTTCTACCTTGCAGTATAACCGTGTAAGTAATGATGGACGCGAGGTAGTTGGCCAAGTAAATCAGCCATTTTTAGGACACAATAGAGATATAGTTGCTGAAGATATTATTGTAGATACAAAATCAGTTATTCCCTTAGGTCAAAGTCATATTTTAAGCGTAGGTAGTGAATACAGACTTGAAAAAATGCAAGATAAAATCGCTAATCCTACGAATTTTGATCAGTATTTATTAGCTCTTTTTGCAGAAGATGAGTATAGTATAAGAGATGATTTAAGATTTACTTTTGGTGCAAGATATAATCATCATGAAATTTTTGGAAATAATATTTCTCCAAGAGCTTATTTAGTTTATAATCCTACTAGCGAGCTTACTTTAAAGGGTGGTGTTTCAACGGGTTTTAGAACTCCATATGCTAATAGATTGATAGCGGGGGCTTATAATTATAGTGGACAGGGTAAATATCCTATGTATGGAAATCCAAATTTAAAAGAAGAAACTTCACTTAACTATGAACTAGCTGCTGTTTATAATAATGATTTGTTTTATATTTCAGCCACTGGGTTTTTGACAAATTTTAAAGATAAAATTTCTAGTCAAAAATTTAGCAAAAATAGTATGATTTCGAGTATTGGAAAATGTGAAGCTGAATCTTGTTATCAAGCGATTAATCATGGTAAGGTTGAATATAAGGGTATAGAGCTTGGAGCGGGGATTACTCCTATAGATCATTTAAATTTAGATTTAGCTTATACTTATCTTGATAGTGAAGTAAAAGATGCACAAGATAAGGCTGTGATAGGAAAGCCAGAGGAAGATAGTTTAAAACACAACATCATGCTAAAAGCAAGTTATAATATCTTTAATAAATTTACTCCATGGGTAAAAGGCGAGTGGCAAGTAGATCGTTATATGGGCGATACAAATATTAATAGAGAATATTATCAAGATGTCTTTTTAGCTTCTATGGGTGTGCGTTATGATATCAATAAAAAGTGGAGTATTAACGCAGCAATTTATAATCTTTTTGATAAAAGTTTTACAAATGCTTGGGAATCTTATAAAAACAAAGATGATAAAGATGTTTGGGTAAACACTTATAACCGTATAGAAGAAGGAAGAAGAATTTATATTTCAATCAATGGTAGTTTTTAA
- a CDS encoding c-type cytochrome, producing MKKLLVLSTLACLSVSAFAADGATLYKKCAVCHGAKADKVYLNKVPALNTLTAAERLQYMKDYAAGKRNAYGQGAIMKINLKGLTEADFKAIEEYIESLKK from the coding sequence ATGAAAAAGCTACTTGTTTTATCAACTTTAGCATGTCTTAGTGTTTCAGCTTTTGCTGCAGATGGTGCTACACTTTATAAAAAATGTGCAGTATGTCATGGTGCTAAAGCAGATAAAGTTTATCTTAACAAAGTTCCTGCTTTAAATACTTTAACTGCGGCTGAAAGATTACAATACATGAAAGATTATGCAGCAGGTAAAAGAAACGCTTACGGTCAAGGAGCGATTATGAAAATCAACCTTAAAGGTTTAACTGAAGCAGATTTCAAAGCAATTGAAGAATATATTGAAAGCTTAAAAAAATAA
- a CDS encoding D-glycero-alpha-D-manno-heptose-1,7-bisphosphate 7-phosphatase, which produces MKTKALFLDRDGIINIDKKYVHKISDFEFCDGIFELCEFFQKQNFLIFVATNQSGIARAYYSEKDFEILSSYMLDEFLKRNIRIEKIYHCPHLENCECRKPKPGMLLKAQKEFNIDFSQSFFIGDNLSDMQAGINAGVKNLFLINENYNDDKNYKVFKNLKELLHYLKDRK; this is translated from the coding sequence ATGAAAACAAAGGCGTTATTTTTAGATAGAGATGGGATTATTAATATAGACAAAAAATATGTTCACAAGATTAGTGATTTTGAATTTTGTGATGGTATTTTTGAACTTTGCGAATTTTTCCAAAAGCAAAATTTTTTAATTTTTGTAGCTACTAATCAATCAGGCATTGCAAGAGCTTATTATAGTGAAAAAGATTTTGAAATTTTAAGTTCATATATGCTGGATGAATTTTTAAAAAGAAACATTAGAATAGAAAAAATTTATCATTGCCCGCATTTAGAAAATTGCGAATGTCGTAAGCCAAAACCTGGCATGCTTTTAAAAGCACAAAAAGAATTTAATATAGATTTTTCACAATCTTTTTTTATAGGGGATAATTTAAGCGATATGCAAGCTGGAATTAATGCTGGTGTAAAAAATCTATTTTTGATTAATGAAAATTATAATGATGATAAAAACTATAAGGTCTTTAAAAATTTAAAAGAACTTTTGCATTATCTAAAGGACAGAAAATGA